In Sporohalobacter salinus, the sequence GCAGATAAATTATTTAGTATTAGGAATTGGGATTAATTTAAATATAGGATTGGATAAATTCCCCTCTGAATTACAAAAAAAGGCTACGTCTATTCAAGAAGAATTAGGACAAAAAGTGCCTAAACTTCAGTTTTTTTTGACTCTCTTAGAGAATTTAGAAGAGAAGTATACGAAATTACAAATAGAAGGATTTGCAGAAATTGTAGAAGAATGGGAAGATTATAATATCACTATAGGAAATGAAGTAACAGTTAGTAATGGTGAGGGAACATTATCAGGACAGGCAGTAGATATTAATGATGAAGGTTGTTTATTAGTAGAATTATCTGACGGCACTATAAAGAAAGTAGTTGCTGGAGAGGCAACATTAAATACTGAATATAATTAAGGAATACTAAGGCGGTAGATAAGAATGAATTCAACGGTTAAAGAAATATTGATAGTATCATTATTTGCTGCTTTGACTGCTGTAGGTGCGGTTATAATGATTTCATTAGGAGCGGTTCCGTTAACTTTGCAAGTGTTTTTTGTTCTTTTATCTGGCAGTTTTTTAGGAGCAAAGAGAGGAGCTTTAAGTCAGGTTATATATTTAATAATCGGAGCAATAGGATTACCAGTTTATGCTGGTGGAGGAGCTGGATTAACTTATTTTGCAGGTCCTACTAGTGGTTTTCTTTTGTCTTTTCCGATTTCTTCTTATATAGTAGGTAGATTAATAGAAGATTTAGAGGAAGAAGAAATAGATTTTAATTCCATCATAATTAGGATGAGTATTGGTTTAATTATAATTTATATTTTGGGAGTTACAGGTTTAAGTCTTGCTACTAAAATGGGGTTGAAAGAATCAATTGTAACCGGAATATTGCCATTTATTATTCCAGATATTATAAAGGTATTAGCCGGAACATATTTTACTTTAAAACTTAAAAAAGTATAAATTAAAGTGGTTAAAGGGGAGAAAGAGATGATTTTAGCTATTGATGTAGGGAATACTAATACTGTGATAGGAGTTTTTAATGATAAAGATCTATTAGTAGATTGGAGAATAGCTACAGATCAATATAAAACAGCTGATGAATATGGAATGTTGTTTTTTGATCTTTTTAATTATAATGACTTAGAAGCTGATGATATTGAAAGAATAATTATTTCCTGTGTAGTTCCATCAGTAGTGAATGCATTAGAAGAGATAGCTATTAAGTATTTTGGAGTTGAACCTTTGATTGTAGGTCCAGGAATAAAAACAGGAATGGATATTAAAATGGAGAATCCTAAAGAAGTAGGAGCAGATAGAATTGTTAATGCTGTAGCCGCTTATAACTTATATGGAGGTCCAGTAATTGTAGTTGATTTTGGGACAGCTACTACTTTTTGTTTAATTTCAAAACAGGGAAATTACTTAGGCGGGGCTATTGCTCCTGGGATTGATATTTCTATGGAGGCTCTCTTTAGTTATGCTGACAAGCTACCTAAAGTAGAATTAGAAAAGCCTAAAAATGTAATTGGGAAGAATACTTTAGATAGTTTAAAAGCTGGAATTATCTATGGTGCTGTTGGTCAAGTTGATGGGGTAGTAAGGAAAATTAAAACAACTGAATTAGATCAGAAAGCTGAAGTTGTAGCTACTGGTGGTTTAGCTGATTTAGTTAGCAAGGAGTCAGAAGAAATAGATCGAATTAATTCTTTGCTGACTTTACAAGGATTACGTATGGTTGCAGAACTAAATAGTTGAGATGGAGGTAATGGTTGATGAAGATAGGAAGAGTAGAATTAGAGAATCCAGTTATTTTAGCACCTATGGCTGGAGTTACAGATCTACCTTTTCGTAAAATAGTTAAAGAGTTTGGGTGTGGTTTAGTCTGTACTGAAATGGTTAGTGCAAAAGGACTAGTTTATGGTAGCTCAAGAACCGAAGAATTATTAACTATAAGTAAAGAAGAACGTCCAGTATCATTGCAGATTTTTGGTACAGAACCAGAAATAATGATTAAAGCAGTAGGTAAGATCGAGGAGTATAGACCAGATATTATAGATTTGAACTTAGGATGTCCAACTCCCAAAATTGTTAAGGGGGGGGCTGGAGCAGCATTGATGAAAAAGCCTGACTTAGTAAGACAGATTGTAACTGCTTTAGTCAAAGCAACTGAGATTCCTATTACCGTTAAGATGAGAAAAGGTTGGGATGAGAATAATGTCAATGCTGTAGAGATTGCTCAGATTGCTGAAAAAAGTGGAGCGCAAGCGGTGGCAGTTCATGGTAGAACTAGAGAACAATTTTATAGCGGAGAAGCTGATTGGGAAATTATAAAAGAAGTTAAAGAAAAGGTAAAAATTCCAGTGATCGGGAATGGAGATATTTTTAGACCACAAGATGCCGAAGAGATAATTAAAACAACAGGTTGTGATGGGATAATGATCGGTAGAGGAGCACAAGGGAACCCTTGGATTTTTAAGCGGACACTTCATTATTTAGAAACTGGAGAATTATTGCCGTTACCTACTCCTCAGGATAGGATTGAAATGGTAATTAGACATTTAGAGGATCTAGTAGAATATAAAGGAGAGTATGTTGGTGTTAGAGAAATGCGCAGACACACTGTTCAATATATCAAAGGATTACATAGTTGTACTAAAGTTAAAGAAAAGGTAAATCAAGCAGAAACGACAGAAAAAATGAAAACAATATTACATAATTACAAAGAAAGATTTATGGATTAAATTAAGGTCCAATGCAGATTATCTGCATTGGATCTTTTTTATTTTGGATAAGTAGTTATAGAATTGGAAACAACTTTATTCTGAGTATAATTATTTTTAGACTTCACATATTAAATAAAGAATTAATTATAATGAGATAAATTGTAATTAGAGGTGTTAAGTATGAATAGAATAGTTAGTGTTAGTTTAGGTTCTTCTACTAGAGATCATGTAGTAGAAACAGAAATTTCTGGTGAAGTTTTTCAGTTAAAAAGAATAGGAACTGATGGTGATTTGCAAAGAGCTAAAAAACTTTTTACTGAATTAGATGGGAAAGTAGATGCATTAGGAATGGGAGGTATAGATTTACATATCTATGCTGAAAATAGTAGATATAAATTAAAGGATGCTGCTAAGTTAATAGCTAATGTCAAAAAGACGCCAGTAGTTGACGGTAGCGGTTTGAAAATGACATTAGAAAAGAAAGTCATATCTGATTTAAAACAGGATTATGGACTGGATTTAGCAGATAAGAATATTTTACTAACTAGTGCGGCAGATAGATTTGGAATGGCATCTGCTTTTGATAGTTTAGGCGGGAATGTTTATTATGGTGACTTAATATTTGGTTTGAATTTGCCGCTACCAATTAAATCTTTGCAGACTATAAATTATGCTATTAAATTATTAGGTCCCATTATAAGTAAGCTTCCTTTTAAGTTACTATATCCAACGGGGAGCAAACAGGAGACTACAGGAAGTGATAGATATGAAAGATATTATCAATGGGCTGATATAATTGCTGGAGATTTTCATTTGATTAAGAAGTATTTACCTAATAATTTAGAGGATAAGATAGTAATTACTAATACAGTAACTAGTAGTGATATTGATTTATTACAAAGAAAAGGAGTGAAATTATTAATTACTACTACCCCAGAATTAGAAGGCAGATCTTTTGGAACCAATTTATTAGAGGCAGTTTTTGTTTCTTTAATAGATAAGCCGTTTGCAGCAATTAAATCTAATGAGTATCTTGCTTTATTGGATGAGTTGGATTTCAAACCTAGATTAGAGGTTTTAAAGAGTTAGGAAATGAGATGAGGAGGGGATTCCATTGGAACGTTTTGGTTTTTTATTACATCCTTTAAAAGTAAATGATTTAGCTCGAAAGTTTTCTATTAGTAAGCGAATCCCGGATAGTATTTTAAAACAGATTATTAGATTTATGCCCCAGATTAAACTTTCTCATGCTACAGGAATAGAATCTAAAGTGGGAAGCAAAGCTGAAGGCTGGTTAGTAGGTTGTACTTTGACATCAGAGCAAATGTTAAATCTTCCAGTAGAACAAGTATTAAAACAGATAATTAGTGCTGCTAAAAAAGCAGAAAGGTTGGGAGCTAAAATTATAGGATTAGGAGCCTATACTTCAATTATAGGGGATGGAGGGAGAAAAGTTGCTGAACAAGTAGATGTCCCAGTAACAACGGGGAATAGTTATACAGTTGCTGCGGCCATTGAAGCAGTAAAAATAGCTGCTGATAAATTGAATTTTTCTTTGCGGCAGGCCCACTTAGCAGTTATAGGTGCTACTGGTTCTATTGGAGAAGCTTGTGTTCAATTAATGTCTGATGAAGTTAATCAAATATCGTTAGTAGCTAGAGATAAGTCTAAATTGAAAAGATTGGCTGAATCAATAAAGAGCAATTATCAGTTAGAAAGTGTTGATTACTCAACAGATATTGACAAGGTATTATCTAAGGCTGAGATTGTTATTACAGTTTCTAGTGCTATCGATAATATTATTGAGCCTAATAAGTTGAAACCAGGTGCCATTGTTTGTGATGTGGCTAGACCTAGAGATGTAGCTAGACAGCTTAATAAAAGTAGAGATGATATTTTAGTAATTGAAGGTGGAATAGTAAAGTTGCCCGGTTCGGTTGAATTGAATTTTGATTTGGGGTTACCTAGCGGTACTGTCTATGCTTGTATGGCAGAGACTATAATTTTATCTTTAGAAGGTAGGTATGAAGACTACACGTTAGGTAAATCAGTATCATTGCCAAAAGTAAAGGAAATACAGCAGTTGGCTGATAAACATGGTTTTCAGTTAGCTGGGCTGCGTTATTTTGAAGAAAAGATAGATCAAAAACGCTTTGAGCAAGTAAAGCAAGCAGTTTCAGCGACTTGACAAAACTTAATAATTAAATTATAATACTTTATTAATAAGTTGGATAGTTAAGAGATCAGAGTAATTATAAAAATTCATTTTGACTTTTTTTGTGTTTATAGTTATTGAAGGGATTAAATGTCTTGACACTATTTTATATTTTTGAAATAATTAAGTGTGGTTGTCAAGGAGTTTATCATAATTTTATCAAAATTTAGAAAGAGGGAGCGAAACTTATGGCTGAGAAAGTAATTTTAACAAAAGAAGGGCTTAATAAGCTGGAAGAAGAGTTATCATATTTAAGAGGTACTAAGCGAAGAGAAGTTGCTAAACGGATTAAACAGGCATTAGAATTTGGTGATATCAGCGAAAATTCAGAGTATGATGATGCTAAAAATGAACAGGCTTTTGTAGAAGGTAGAATTAAAGAAATTGAAAATATGTTGAATAATGCTGAAATAATTAATGAAGATGAGGTAGACACAACAGAAGTGAATGTAGGGACTACTGTTACTATTAAAGATATGGATACGGAAGAAGAGTATGCTTATAAAATAGTAGGAACTACAGAAGCGGACCCACTGGATAATAAAATTTCAAATGCTTCTCCTGTAGGAAAAGCATTACTCGGTCATAAGATAGGAGAGGAAGTAGAAATTGATGCTCCAGCAGGGAAAATTATCTATAAGATTTTAGCAATTCAAAAATAAAAATTGATTTATGAGTTGATATAAATATATTTTAAAAATTATATAAAGTATTATTGGAGGTTGATAATTAATGGAAGAGGAACAAGATCTAAATGATTTGATGTTAGAACGGAGAAAAAAGCTAGATGAGTTAGAAGAAAAGGGCATTCCAGCCTATGGAGAAAAGTACGAACGAAGCCATTCTGCTCAAGAAGTTATAGATAATTTTGATAAATTAAAGGAAGATGAAGCAGAGGTTAGACTAACCGGAAGATTAATGGCAATTAGAGAACATGGTAAGGCTAGTTTTGCTGATATAGAAGATATGTCTGGCCGGATTCAACTGTATGCTAAAGAGGATAATTTAGGTGAAGACCTATACGAGCTGTTTATGTCTTTGGACATCGGTGATCATGTTGGAATAGAAGGCGTCTTATTTAAAACAAGGCGTGGTGAAGTGACTGTACAGATTGAAAGTTTTGAATTATTAGCTAAGGCATTACGTCCGCTGCCAGAGAAATGGCATGGTTTGACAGATGTTGAAATGAGGTATAGACAGAGATATGTAGATTTAATAGTTAATTCTGATGTAAGGGAAACTTTTATTTTACGAAGCAAGATAATTCATACTATGCGTGAGTATTTGGAGAGTGAAGACTT encodes:
- a CDS encoding type III pantothenate kinase, encoding MILAIDVGNTNTVIGVFNDKDLLVDWRIATDQYKTADEYGMLFFDLFNYNDLEADDIERIIISCVVPSVVNALEEIAIKYFGVEPLIVGPGIKTGMDIKMENPKEVGADRIVNAVAAYNLYGGPVIVVDFGTATTFCLISKQGNYLGGAIAPGIDISMEALFSYADKLPKVELEKPKNVIGKNTLDSLKAGIIYGAVGQVDGVVRKIKTTELDQKAEVVATGGLADLVSKESEEIDRINSLLTLQGLRMVAELNS
- the greA gene encoding transcription elongation factor GreA translates to MAEKVILTKEGLNKLEEELSYLRGTKRREVAKRIKQALEFGDISENSEYDDAKNEQAFVEGRIKEIENMLNNAEIINEDEVDTTEVNVGTTVTIKDMDTEEEYAYKIVGTTEADPLDNKISNASPVGKALLGHKIGEEVEIDAPAGKIIYKILAIQK
- a CDS encoding shikimate dehydrogenase, producing MERFGFLLHPLKVNDLARKFSISKRIPDSILKQIIRFMPQIKLSHATGIESKVGSKAEGWLVGCTLTSEQMLNLPVEQVLKQIISAAKKAERLGAKIIGLGAYTSIIGDGGRKVAEQVDVPVTTGNSYTVAAAIEAVKIAADKLNFSLRQAHLAVIGATGSIGEACVQLMSDEVNQISLVARDKSKLKRLAESIKSNYQLESVDYSTDIDKVLSKAEIVITVSSAIDNIIEPNKLKPGAIVCDVARPRDVARQLNKSRDDILVIEGGIVKLPGSVELNFDLGLPSGTVYACMAETIILSLEGRYEDYTLGKSVSLPKVKEIQQLADKHGFQLAGLRYFEEKIDQKRFEQVKQAVSAT
- a CDS encoding quinate 5-dehydrogenase, with translation MNRIVSVSLGSSTRDHVVETEISGEVFQLKRIGTDGDLQRAKKLFTELDGKVDALGMGGIDLHIYAENSRYKLKDAAKLIANVKKTPVVDGSGLKMTLEKKVISDLKQDYGLDLADKNILLTSAADRFGMASAFDSLGGNVYYGDLIFGLNLPLPIKSLQTINYAIKLLGPIISKLPFKLLYPTGSKQETTGSDRYERYYQWADIIAGDFHLIKKYLPNNLEDKIVITNTVTSSDIDLLQRKGVKLLITTTPELEGRSFGTNLLEAVFVSLIDKPFAAIKSNEYLALLDELDFKPRLEVLKS
- a CDS encoding biotin transporter BioY → MNSTVKEILIVSLFAALTAVGAVIMISLGAVPLTLQVFFVLLSGSFLGAKRGALSQVIYLIIGAIGLPVYAGGGAGLTYFAGPTSGFLLSFPISSYIVGRLIEDLEEEEIDFNSIIIRMSIGLIIIYILGVTGLSLATKMGLKESIVTGILPFIIPDIIKVLAGTYFTLKLKKV
- the dusB gene encoding tRNA dihydrouridine synthase DusB; protein product: MKIGRVELENPVILAPMAGVTDLPFRKIVKEFGCGLVCTEMVSAKGLVYGSSRTEELLTISKEERPVSLQIFGTEPEIMIKAVGKIEEYRPDIIDLNLGCPTPKIVKGGAGAALMKKPDLVRQIVTALVKATEIPITVKMRKGWDENNVNAVEIAQIAEKSGAQAVAVHGRTREQFYSGEADWEIIKEVKEKVKIPVIGNGDIFRPQDAEEIIKTTGCDGIMIGRGAQGNPWIFKRTLHYLETGELLPLPTPQDRIEMVIRHLEDLVEYKGEYVGVREMRRHTVQYIKGLHSCTKVKEKVNQAETTEKMKTILHNYKERFMD